TTCGAGACTCGATACCATGGGTTTCCTGTCTGCATCGTGTGTTCAGGTGACGACTTCGACACGCGATGATAGGTCTGCTGGTCGGATACGGTCAATCAATGTGGTTGCGCGGGGCAACCAGGGAAGGATACGCAGCGATGAGCGATATCGATACTCTCCCCTCGGAAGAGGTGTCGATCCACCGGGCGGAGCATGTCACCTATCATCTCGTGCCCGCGGAGGTTTGGGAAGCCCAGAAGTTCGGACGTTTCTATGTTCCTGAGAACTTCGCGGAGGAAGGGTTCATTCACTGCACCGATACCCTCGAGGAGCTGGTGGCAGTGGGCAATCGCTACTACCGTGACGATCCGCGCACGTTCCTGGTGTTGGCAATCGACTGCGAGCTGGTCACCGCCGAGATTCGCTACGAGGACGAGCGCAGAATCTTCCCGCACATCTACGGGCCGCTCGATGCCGAAGCGGTTCTTTCGATGCAGCCGGTTGTGCGCGCAGCCGATGGGTCCTTTCTGAGCATGGGATAGATTCTGGTGTGGATTTCCGCGCCGTCAAGCGTGCTAGTTCAGGATCCTGGGAATGGTATTCCGGAAGTTTGCTGAGAATACTTGACTTGGAGGAACAGTTCGTGTGAATCTCCCCTCTCAGAGAGTGGGT
The nucleotide sequence above comes from Thermomicrobiales bacterium. Encoded proteins:
- a CDS encoding DUF952 domain-containing protein translates to MSDIDTLPSEEVSIHRAEHVTYHLVPAEVWEAQKFGRFYVPENFAEEGFIHCTDTLEELVAVGNRYYRDDPRTFLVLAIDCELVTAEIRYEDERRIFPHIYGPLDAEAVLSMQPVVRAADGSFLSMG